From the genome of Amycolatopsis granulosa:
GGGTCGAGGGTGATTGACGTCGGCTCCGGGGCCGGCTTCCCCGGAGTGCCGCTCGCGATCGCCCGGCCGGATCTGGACGTCGTGCTCGTCGAGCCGATGGCGCGGCGCGCCGACTGGCTGAACGAGGTCGTCGCGGCCCTCGATCTGGACGTGGTCGTCGAGCGCGGGCGAGCCGAGGAGAAGGTGCTCCGCAAGCGCACCGGGACCGCCGATGTGGTCACTTCCCGGGCGGTCGCTCCCCTGGCCCGCCTGGTGGCCTGGTGCCTCCCCTTGGTCCGCGAGGGTGGCATGATGCTCGCAGTCAAGGGAGCTAGCGCCCAGGACGAAATCGCTCGTGACGCGGCGGCGGTCGCCCGCGTCGGTGGGGGTGCTCCAGCGGTCTTCGAATGCGGCGTCGGTGTGCTCGAAACGCCGACGACCGTCGTGCGGGTGGAGCGCGTACGCAGTGTGCACGGCCGACGGCGCGCTGGATGACAGGATGGCGTACTGGAGGGCTTGTGGAGGCCAGATCAGCATGAAGCGACCCGTGTTCCACGTGAAACCAGCAGTGTCGATTGCGGAAAGGTGGCTCGGCCGGTGACCCCGCCTGCGTCAGACTGGACCCCCATAGCCGAAGAAGCCGTGCGCGCCGCCCGCGTGCTGCACCCGGACCCGAACTCCCTCCCCCGGCCCGACCGGCGTCGCATCCTGACCGTCGCCAACCAGAAGGGTGGTGTCGGGAAGACGACCAGTACGGTGAACCTCGCCGCGGCCCTCGCCGTCCACGGTCTCAAGACCCTCGTCATCGACCTCGACCCGCAGGGCAACGCCAGCACCGCGCTCAACGTGGACCACCGCTCCGGCACCCCCTCCATCTACGACGTGCTCCTCGGCGATCTCCCACTCGGGGAGGCGATGGCGGTCAGCGAGCAGTCGCCGAACCTGTTCTGCGTGCCCGCGACCATCGACCTCGCCGGCGCCGAGATCGAGCTCGTCGAGATACCGTCCCG
Proteins encoded in this window:
- the rsmG gene encoding 16S rRNA (guanine(527)-N(7))-methyltransferase RsmG; protein product: MVPVPEVAGRVFGDGLEQAVEFAGMLERYGVERGLIGPREVERLWDRHLLNSAVIGERIETGSRVIDVGSGAGFPGVPLAIARPDLDVVLVEPMARRADWLNEVVAALDLDVVVERGRAEEKVLRKRTGTADVVTSRAVAPLARLVAWCLPLVREGGMMLAVKGASAQDEIARDAAAVARVGGGAPAVFECGVGVLETPTTVVRVERVRSVHGRRRAG